From Pedobacter sp. MC2016-14:
GGAGAGCCGGTGACCGCGTTAAAGTTGTGTTTCCAAACGTTAAATCGGATAAACATGCTACAGGTGTTCTATTTACGGATGAATTCACTGACGAAAATGATGAACCATGTGCTATTTTCAGGCCAATAGAGGATGGGATTGTACGGGAAGATTTGGCATACAAAATGCCCACTAAGTTGTTTGTGAAAGATTAAATGTACAAATAGCTGGAGATCGTTTTTAAGAAGCAATCCCTCGCTGGGCCATTGTTAAAAAATGATCAAAAACAACATCGCATTTCGTACTGTAAATAGCGCGGTCATAGCTATCTGGCAATGTATCATTTAGCACACGTTTAATTGCTCCAAGCACCTGAAAGCGGGTTTGATTGTCTTTATACCAATCAGTAATCAAAACTGTTGGTTTTTCTTCTTTTAATTTATGTAATAAATTTTTTGCGGCTAACTTTACTCTTTGTTCCTCCTCTTTAGTCAGATTGTCTTTTTTCAGAAGATCGAACAATTCAAGTTCCGCATCTGTCATTCCTTCTCTTGCTGCTCGCATTTCTTCCTCTTTCATTTGCTGAACGAAGTCCATTAAATCGTCAAAGTAGTTTTCATTACTGGAATTACCTGAATTGTAACGGTCAATGATTTCCTGCAGTTTTTGAGCAAAGCTGATGCGGGTCGTATTTCTTCCTATCATTTGCTGTAATTTGTCGGCAATAAACGACCTTAAATCTGCAATTTCAATATGTTTATAAGGGGCTTGCTGGTACTCTTCTCTTAATTTTTCTATATTCAGTTTGCTTAAATCTATTTGCTTCCAGGCTTTAATATAATAAGGGGAATCTTCCAGTATATTAGCCGTATCGGCATTAATAGGCTCATCCTGAGCAATAATACTTTCGTCTAATAATTGACTTATTCTTCGTTTGGCGCTATCAAGATTCCCCCTGTCGGCACGTCCGTCCATAACCGATCTTAGGTAATGAATAATTACTGCCAGAGGAAACTCTTTACGTCTGCCTAATATTTCAGGTTTGCAGGCTTCATATAATGCATCGATGGTATTGTCGTAGACTACAAACTGCTTTTTATCTTCTTCATTTGATAAAATAATATCGGTATATTCATCAAACAAGCTCAGTTTACTAAATAAGATATCGGATGTTTCAATTTTATGGAGATCTATACCTCGTTCCTTACACCATTGCTCACATTGGCTGATAGCATCACGCAGTAATACGTACAATTGATCTTTTTCCCTTACCGGAAGCTCTTCCGTACTTGCATCGGTGGCGTCTATTTTTCCTCCTCCATACGAAGCAAAGGCTTTTTTCAGGTTTCTGAATACATTGTAATAATCTACAATCAACCCATTCTTTTTGGGTTTATTAAAAATCAGATGATCGGTAACCCTGTTGGCCCGGGCAATGGTCTGCATCAAGGTATGGTCTTTCATCGGTTTGTCCAGATAAAGAGTCGAGACCGTCGGGGCATCAAAACCCGTTAGCCACATACTGCATACGAATACCAGTTGGAGTGGATCTTTAGGTTCCTTAAATTTATCCTCCAATTCCTGACCGTTTTCATCGGGTGTCACCATACGTTCCCTGTGCGATTTGATGTGGAGCCCCTGTTTGAGAAACTTCTCTTCTTCTCCGGCTTCTTCACTAACCACCACAGCCATATCGGTTTTGCGCATCCAATCTAATATACGCTTGCTATCTTCTTTTTCTTCCAGGTTTTTTGTTTCATTGATTTGTCTTTGTAATTTTCGTTTTTCTTCCTCCCAGAGCCGTTTTACCTTATCATACATCCTGACTGCGGTAAATTTATCAATGGTGATGACCATACCTTTTCCCAAATAGCCCCGTCTGGGGAAATGGTATACGATATCCCGGGCGATGGTTTCCAATCGATCATCACGTTTGATGACCTCCATCTCACGGGAAAACTCCTGTTCCAGCTTTACCTGCTGTTCATCGGTAAGGTTTTCATCGCTTACAATTTCTGCCAAATCTTCGTCGATATCATCATTTTGTAGCAATACTTCAGGTACCCGTTTATGATAAAATAGCGGGACAGTCGCTTCATCTTCGATACTTTGCTTGAAATTATATTCTGAGATGGTTTTACCAAACCAATCCTGAGTCAATTGTTTACTGCCCAAAAGTGGCGTTCCTGTGAAGGCAATATATTGAGCATTGGGTAATCCCGTACGCATATTCTCCGCCAGATCTTTATATTGCGTACGGTGAGCTTCATCAACAATCACGACAATATCGTTTCTGGTTGACAATACAGGATAAACCTGGCCTTTGGGATACCTGAATTTTTGAATGAGAGTAAAAATATAACGGGTATTGGTGCCTAACATTTCCCTCAGGTCTTCACTGTTTTTCGGTCTGCATTTTACATTTTTTGTAAAGGCACCTGCTCCTAAAAAATTCCTATATATCTGACTGTCCAGATCATCGCGATCTGTTACGATAAGAAAAGTAAAATTACCCGTGAACTTGCGAAATACCTTTTGGGTAAAGAAGATCATACTGAAACTCTTACCGCTTCCCTGCGTGTGCCAAAAGACCCCGAGTTTTCCTTTATTTGCACTATCCGTTCCTGCCGCATCGTGTTGTAACCGGAGAGAGAAGTGGTCAACTGCATTGTTCACTCCTAAAAACTGATGGTTTTTTGCCGCAATTTTTACTTGGTCATTGTAATACATGATGAAATGCTCCAGATAATCCAATAAACGATTTTTTTCACATAATCCTAATACTGCGTAATCGAGACTGACACCATATTGTTGGATACGTTGCTTATCTGGAAATTCCTTTTCGTTCTCCGGACGCAGCCAGTTAAAGAAATGCTCAAATCCTGCATTGAAACTCCCCACTTTGGTTTCCAGACCATTGCTGATCATACAAATTGCATTGTAATGAAAAAGCAATGGTATATCTTTACGATAATTAATCAGGTTATCATCATAGGCATTGCGTAAGGCAATATTACTGTTCTTGAGCTCAATGAATATAATCGGAAGCCCATTAATATATACTATTAAGTCAGGCCTGCGGCGGATATAAGGTCCTTGTACCCAGAGCTGAGACACGACCAGGTAATCATTTTTATCTACATTTTGTTCGTCAAAAGAAATGACTCTGACTGTTACAGGTTCTTTCTTTCCTTCTTTATTCTCTATTTCTAAAGGAACCCCATTTTTAATTAACCCATAAAGTTCTCTGTTAGCGGACAATTCGGACTGATCAAAACGCGTACGGCACAGCTCTTCAAAGGCCTGGTCTACTACTGACGGAGGCAATTGGGGGTTTAACTCGGTCAGTTTTGCCCGCAGTAACGGTTTTATAACAACATCTTTTTCATCCGTACGACCAGTTATGTCCGTATGATGACAGTTAATATGGCGATATCCGAGGTTATTGACAAATACCTCGATAATTGCTTTTTCTATCTGATCTTCCGAAATGAAGTTATGCATGAATGATGTTGTTAATAATTCATATTTTTAGTCTGTATAGTTTTCCGGATTCCAATAATCCTTCGCGAATCCAACGATTTCTTGCTGACGTGTTTTTATTTGCGCTTTTCCCCAATTTGTCTTCTGTGATTCCATTTGTTGGCGGGAGATGAGTGTGGAAATAGTTAATCTTTCTTCTGGAGATGCATTGCTGTCACTGGCATTTCTACCTCTCGTAGCCAATACCATATTTCCAATGTTATGCAGATATTTTTCACGAAACTCTTCTTCATATTCCTTATCACAGGGGTTTTGTGGCGCCCAATGATCGAGTGTATTTTCCAGTTTGGTTTTTCCGTACAAATTATTGAATTCAGGAAACAGCATATAGTGTTCTCTTATACCATCCCGCAGGTTATTTTCATATTTCCATAAAAGATATCTGGTCAGCCCGAAATAGTGATGATCACCATCCAGGTAGGCATGAAAATCCCGCTCAAAGTTCCAGTAGTTTTTAAAACCAAACCTTGCATGATAGAGTAATTGTCCCTTTAGTTGAGAAAGGTTATGTCCTGTATATCCATACGCAATCTGAGGAAGATAATTTGTATAATAGTTTCCTGAAGTATATTTGAGTCTGAAAAGTATTATTTCCATTAATCTTATTACAGATTCCAGTTCGTCGGAATTTTCGTGAAAATGGTACAGCTTGATAAGTAATGGAAAGCTATTGGGCTGATCAAGAAATAGTACATCCGCAATAGAGCTGTATGTATTTCGCTTTTCTTGTATAGTAATTACATATTCAAAAGAGCGCTTCAAGTCTACTACAAATGTTCTAATCCATTTAGATTGCTCTCCAATAGGTACTTTAGATAACGCATTTTTCACCTGTTCTATAGCTGTATTTGCCTGTGGTAAAAAAGCGGTCGTATGGTAGTTAAGCACCTGATCTTCATCCGCGATTTCATTTTTTTCGACTGCTTTGTAAATGGCTTCAAACTCCTTTTCAACAAAACCAATGGCTTGATCAGGTTTTATGTCCGTATGTTTACAGGCAAGAAAAATCTGAAGCATTAAAAATGCTTTTAACTTTTCGAGATTGGTCAGGTCTTTCCCCCGGTCATTCTGAAAAGTGAATATCTGCGTTGCCTCTGCTTTACCTTCCACCTTATCTGTGGTGATCTTCGCATTTTCTATAAGTGATTTCCAATGCAACACATCCCTAATTTCTGCCTTTTGAATTTTTTTACCCAGATAATCATAAGCTTCTTTAATGCGTCGTCTTGATCGGGTGTCAATTTTATCTTCCCGGTTTTCTACAATCAGGTTAAAGAAAAAATTGTTATCGTATGCTACCGTCTCAAATTTTTGCTGTTCGTCCGTATTTTGCAGGTATTCATTATATAAATTCTCTGCTTCCTTATTATATTCAGGTATTCTTTTTAATTTTTTATAGATACAGCTTAAGAAAATAATAGCTGTAGTCATTCTTTGCTGCCCATCGATAATCCAATATTTATGGGTATTGATATTATCTTGTTCGAAAAGGAGATGACCCAAATGATACTGCGCCACATTAGCGGGATGCTCCTGCAGATCCTTTAAAAACTGCGGGACTTGTTTGTCTTCCTCTGATCCGACATCCCATGAATATGCCCGCTGATAATTCGGTACAGCAAAATGATTTCTCCTTGGGCTGAAAATATCTCCTATTGTAGTTTTATAATCCATATTTCAGGTTTAGGTGATCCAATTTTTCTCTTTCATCCATTGCAGGCATTTAAACCAGCGTTCTTCAGATATGCGTTGTTTGCTTTCATGCCAGTTATTCAGGACCTCATAGATAATAGCCTGATCAGTGGGCAGTTGTTTTTTGGCTTTCAAGTCACGCCAAGCCTCATATAGCGTGGCCACCATTTCTGCTTTTTCGGTTTTTTCTTTACCAAATAAAAGCAATAAGTTTTCTATGCCTGCTTCCTTATCAATATAATACTTAGTGAACCAGTTTTTATACTCCTCTTTCTTAGGCAGTGTAGTATATTGGTATTTGTTGTCTGTTTTCTTACATTCAAACCATTGCGCTTTTTTGAGTTGGCTGTCAATGGATCGGATCATACGGTTGTCATAAGGACCTGCCGCATCTCTATGGTAATGACTTGCTGTTTCTATCTCCACTAAGTGCTCACACAAATACATTAGCTTCATTAATTTTACATGACCGAATGTCGGCTCATCTTTCAGATGGTCGATAATATGGGCTGCCAATACCCTGCGCTGAAAGAAAGGATTGCTTTTTACTTTTGTATCTTCCGTTGATCTTTCTATCGTATCATTTACTTGATGTGATTCGGTGCTTTCAGTTTTGTTAAACTCATTATGTGGTTTTACCTTCAGTTTGCCACTGATCAATCTGGGTAAAAGGCGGTCTCTGATTTTTTGAAGTTCATCTTTTTGCTGTTCAAGAATTTCAATCTGTTGAAATATAGGTTCAACTAATTTTTTAAATTTTTCCTGAAGCTTAATATCAGCTACCCATAATTTAATTTTATGAAGGTGGTTTTGATTTAATGATGGTACACCAGCACCAGAGTTAAAAGATTCAAGATCTAGTTGTTTGAGTGTATAAAAAACATATAAAGGTTCGTTGCCTTTGAAATCTTTAACATACAATGATGTATTTAATGGCCAGCCATTACTATTTACATACAGAACCTTACCTAAGCTCCCCGATCGACCTGTCGTTATAATAGGAGCTTTGACTTTAAACTCGTTATGATAAGCTTTGATACTAGTAGAAGCAATTACAGGATATGTACCTTGCTGAATTTTATCTTCTGGTAAATCAAACCCACGATTTAGTTTTACAAAATCTTTGAAATATTTGATTTCCCCAACATCTTCCGGAATACCTTTTGCGAATTTTGTATTTTTATAATTGGGAAAACGCATTCGTACAAACCATTCATTGTAGAGTTCTTGGGTTATTTCATTTAGTAACTTTATACGTTGATTATTCAATGCTATAAAGTTATCATAGCCAGATAGTATTGAGGCAATTCGTTGTTGCAGAGAAAGGTTAGGTATTTTTATTTTTTGACTATGTAGATGATTTTGATTTAATGTAGGCACACCTGCACCTGAATTGAAATTTTCAAGATTCATAGTTTGAAGAAGGTAATATATATACTTTGGGTTATTACCTTTAAAGTCTTTTACATAAAGACTAGTATTGAGAGGCCAAAAATCATCTGCAATATATTGAACAATGCCTAAGCTCCCAGAGCGACCAGTAACCACACCAGGGCCTTTTATTTTAAATATTTCGTGGTAAGCTTTAATATTTGTACTAGCAACGATAGGATATTTGCCTTCCTTGATTTTATTATTCGGCAAATCAAACCCTCTGTTGAGTTTTATGCATTCATTAAAATATTTTTCGTAGAAAATGATCATGTCATTAAATCATTTAAATCGTTATTGATTGCACTTTCTAATTTATGTGATGTTGAATTTAAATCATTAAGACATCTTAAACGTGATTTCATTTCAGACTTAAATTCTTCCTCTGTCAATCCATCCTCTTCTATTATTATACCTACATAGCGACCAGTGTTTAAGCTCCAGTCCTGTTCTTCTATCTCAGCTAACGTAGCCGCTTTACAAAGCCCAGTTACATCTTCATATATTCCATTAGGGAAACGCTCCTGTAACCATTGAATTTGGTTATAATAATATTGTTCTTTATCCAATAGCATTTTATGCCGGTTTCTTGCTTCTTCCAACTGCTTTTCCCAGCGTTTTATTTCTTTGGCATTTTCAGGTTCAGCTTGTTCTATTTGCTCTACTCTTGAAGCCTGTTTTGCTGCTTGTTTTTTATAATCTTTTGCTTTGTTTTGATATTGTGTTATAAGTTCTTCCAAACGATGAGTTTCACCACGATAGAGCCGCATAATCGTAGCAATGTTCTGTATCTGCTCTTCTGTAAACTCTCTTAATGCACGGGTTACCTGACGGAAGATATTACGGGCATCAATAAATAAAACTTTAGGTTCGCTATCTTCTTTACGCTTATCAAAGAACCAAAGTGTCGCCGGTAAGGTAACGGTATAGAACATGTTTTTGGGCAGTGTGAGCATACAATCGATCACTCCACTTTTAATCAGATTTTTACGAATGTCCGCTTCGCTATTACGAGCATCACTGGCAGAGTTAGCCATAACCAGTGCTGCACGCCCCTGTGGTTTCAGGGAAGTGGCAAACAGGTTGATCCATAAATAATTTCCGTTAGGTACTGTATTGGGATCATCCTTCTTTTTGCCTGTCTTTTTAGTTTTATTTTGCGGTATTCCGTATTCATTAAATCGCTTTTGTCCTTTTACCCTGTCCAGGTTGACATCATCTACATTAAAGGGAGGATTTGCCATCACATAATCAAAACGACCATAGCTGTCATAGGGATCTTCATAATAGCTATTGGCAGGTTTTATCTCGCCTCTAAGGCCATTTACTGCAAGGTTCATCCGGGCTAATTTTACCGTTTCCGGTGTACGCTCTGCGCCGTATACCATCAGGTCTTTCGTGTCCGTATCATGCAATTCTTCTCTTCTGCGGTCTATAAACTGTGAACTTTGTACGAACATACCGGCACTGCCACACGCAGGATCAAATATGGTACCTTTATACGGTTCGATTATTTCCACCATCAGCTTTACGACACTGGTAGGCGTGAAGAATTCTCCACCACCTTGTCCTTCTGCCAATGCAAATTCGCTAAGAAAATATTCATACACCTTCCCGAAGACATCACCGGTTACATCCTCCGGAATGTCTGCAAATATTTTTAATAGTGTTTTAGGCAAACTATTGTCATCCGGTTTGATGAGTTTAAAATATTCATCTTTTGGTAGACTATCTTGTAATTCAGGTTTGTATAGTTCAATTTTTTCCATGGCTACCTTAATAGCCTTGGCAATATTTTCCTTTTCAGGAAGCGTTAATAAGTAATCGTATTCTGCTTCCGGTGGTAGATAGAATCCACATTTCTCAATCGCTATTTCATGTGGTTCCCGCTGCATTCTGCTATTTTTCTGGGCTTCAAGCTCAGCAGTAATCAGCGGTTTTACTTTGTTATATCTTATAGATGCAAATCGTAAGAAAATCAAACCCAAAATAGGCGTAGCATACTCGCTTGCTTTGAGCCCGCTATCTACTCTGAGTTTATCCGCAGCTTCCCATAGACGATCTTCCAATGCTTTTAGTTGTTCCACAGTCATTTATTATTTGTTTCTTTTACTTAATTCATATTTGGTAAGGTCTAATGCAATTTCTGCTGTAGGCTCATCTTTCAGAACTTCATACAACTTATCTGCTAGCCAAACAGACAAAAAATCTTCCTGAGAGGATCCCAATAATTCAGCTAATAACAGTACCTGTTCTCTCTTGGCTTGTCTTTCTCCTCGTTCGATCTTACTGAACATGGGTGTATCTATATCCAGTTTTGCTGCTAATTCTCTTTGCAACAATTTTTTCGCCTCTCTTAGCTCCCTGATTTTAGTTCCAAAACTCATAGGATTTCCTCTGTTAAACTTGTCAAATATTGACAAATATAGTGATAAACTATCGAGAGCTGTATTCAATATCAAATCCTGCTTGGAAAGCTTCTAATAACTACAAATTTGATGATTGGGAAAATATGATTTTTACCGATTACCAAATGCTGAAAAATTCGTAAGAAAAACTAATCTTGAAATTAAACAAATACATCATTCAAATGAAAGCAGCTTATCTATATGTCCGTGTCAGTACGGACGAACAAAAAAAGAGGGGATACTCTTTGCCTGAACAGGAAGATCGGCTAATAAAATACTGTCGGTATAACAACATAGAGATTAAAGGAATTTTTCGTGAAGACTTTTCCGCCAAAAATTTCAATCGTCCCGAATGGAAAAAACTGGTTTTGACAATTAAAAACCGATCAAAAGAAGACAAGAATATACTTTTCATTAAATGGGATCGATTCAGCCGGAATATTGAATACGCTTACGAGATGATCGGAATGTTACGAAGATATAGAACTACGGCAATGGCTATTGATCAGCCAATAGACTTTTCAGTACCGGAAAGTACCGTAATCCTTGCAGTTTACCTATCGGTGCCAGAAGCCGAAAACAGCAGAAGAGCCTTGAACACAGCAAACGGAATTCGCAGGGCAAAACAGATGGGCAGGTATCCTAGCAAGGCACCTATAGGCTTCATTAATTTAACGACATTGGATGGAAAAAAAATCATCGTGCAAAAGCAACCTGAGGCAAGTATCATCAAATGGGTCTTCGATCAGCTTGCTAAGAACCTCAATAAGATAGAGGTGGTCCGAAAGACGGCCCATGATAAAGGACTGAAATGTTCAAAGTCACATTTTTTTAGACTTGTTCGTAATCCTGCCTATTGCGGGCTTATTCAAGTGCGTCTCAACGCTGATGAACAATATTTGGTTAAAGGCATTCATGATCCACTAATCAGCAAAGCATTGTTTTATGAAGTTCAGCATATTACCTTACGATTACATAGGGGGTTATCAAAAATATTATCAACCAAACGACATATAAAAAATGACTAGTATGAATTATACCGACAAGAAAATTTCAGATAAACGGGCAATTGCGATATTAGCAAAGAACGGCATTCAGGTGGATGATGAGGAAGCTGTTATTATATTAGAGTTTCTGTATCTTGTATCAAAGAATCTCTCAAAAAACAAGGAAGAAAAAAATGTGGGAATCCTTAAAGAGAAATCGAACTTCAGAAAAAGCTCTTAAATAGGCCGGGAGCGAGGCTTTTTAAAAGAATCTCATTCGACACACTAAAAATGTTTTCAAAATATCGAACTATAAATGGCTATTCTGTAATAGGTTGGGTCACAGATTTTTATTGGCATAAAAAAAGGAGACAACCATTATCTAGTGTCTCCTTAAGTGATCCCGCTGGGATTCGAACCCAGGACCACTACATTAAAAGTGTAATGCTCTACCAGCTGAGCTACGGAATCAAAGTTCTTCTGAACTTTACTACAAACGCTTTCTGTTTGGAGTGGTGCAAAGGTAGAATTAATAATTTAATAACCTAAAAATATTTTAAAAAATATTTAGGCCTATTTTTCATGCTTCACCCACAGGTTAAAAATCTCCACTTCGCCATAAGCGTAACAGGACTCACCCTCAACCTTTTTCTTTCCTTTGCAGGAAGATTGTACATAAGCACCCGCTTTAAAATAGGCATTAGAATAATTTTCATCGAGCGTATATTTTAATTCATCGTTGTAATAACATTGCGTTTTATTGCCCGAAACCACAAATTTAACGGTAAACCGGGTACCCAAAACATAGTTGGCATCCAACACCGTTCTTTCGCCACCATTGGCAGATACCAACAGCTTTGTGCCTTCCAGCCTAAAAAAGATCACATACCGCTCCGCATCATGGATCTGGCCCACCACAATGTGTTTCCGAACATCGGGCAAATGCGTAACCCGCTGATCAATGAATAGGGTATGGGTGCCTTCAGCAGATGACCATGCTGCAGGCGTTTTGCTGTCCTCCTGCATCTCTCTAAGCTCCGAACGCGGGAAATTAGAGCCACTGGTCGTTTCGCCGCCTGTCATCGCTTTAAAAGTGACCGCATCCTTTTTTTTATTGAGGAAAAAATAGTTCTCATCCGCATAAGTGTTTAATTCCGGTTGTTTGATCTCGTCCGGGTTTCCATTGTGCTCGGTGTTCACCGGTAAAGTGAGCTTCCAGCCTTTCAGGTTTAAGACTTCGCCAGGTGCTTTAGTAGACTGCGAAAATGCCAGCTGACTAGAAAAGGCAAGAAAGAGCAGCAAAAGGAAAGGGGATAGTGTTTTTAATTTCATAGCTTGTTTATTTTAAATTAGCGCCAAGGGCCGCTTTAGCGGATGATAAATGGAGCAGGGGAGAGCTGGCTTTTAAACGGAAATCCTGCGCAGCGGGATTGACAAAAGCAGGATCCAGGTTATGGATAAATTGGCCAGAAACCTTCCCATAAGTAGAATTGACCTTGCCCGATTGGTAAAAATTACAATAATCCACTTTCAAATCGTCCGCAATGTATTCCTCAAATTTAATGCTGCTGCCTCCTTGTCCTGATTTATAAAAAATACTGTTCAGGATGCTGGCATGTTGTACACCCTGCAATTTCATCGCAGCGCCTTTCTCCCGGTTGTCTACTTCATTAAAGGTACATTGATTAACGATCAAAAAGGGGCCTAAAGTACTTTCATCGTTTCCACCACGGTACAAATTTAGCGCACTGCCCAATACCCCTGTAAAAACACAGTTCTGGATCAGCGTATTTTCAGCATTGTAAATGCCTTTGTCCTCTTTTTCCGCAGAAAAGTCAATCGCCGTGCCCGACAGGTTGCTGAATTTGCTGTTTATAACCACCAGGCTATCTGCAAAGGTGCTTTTAGAAGCTTTGATGGCACTAAAGGTGCTTTCGTTAAAATTGTAAAAATGGCAATCCTCTACAAAAAGGCTGTAATGGCGGTTCATGGGCAAATCGGTGCTTCGGATGCCAGCCTGTACATCGCCAAAACTTTCAAAGGTTCCGGAAAAAGCCAGTCCTTTAACCTTTAACTCGCCGCCATTTTCAATGCTGATGAAAGCCGGAATGGATTGGTTCGCTACATTCACCAATACCGGTTGAGCGGCTAAAGCCGGAGCAGCCATAAATACCAGTTTGTTTTTAACCACCATTTCGCTTTTCAACTTATAATGGCCCGCCTC
This genomic window contains:
- a CDS encoding polysaccharide lyase family 7 protein; the protein is MKLKTLSPFLLLLFLAFSSQLAFSQSTKAPGEVLNLKGWKLTLPVNTEHNGNPDEIKQPELNTYADENYFFLNKKKDAVTFKAMTGGETTSGSNFPRSELREMQEDSKTPAAWSSAEGTHTLFIDQRVTHLPDVRKHIVVGQIHDAERYVIFFRLEGTKLLVSANGGERTVLDANYVLGTRFTVKFVVSGNKTQCYYNDELKYTLDENYSNAYFKAGAYVQSSCKGKKKVEGESCYAYGEVEIFNLWVKHEK